Proteins from a genomic interval of Caldicellulosiruptor diazotrophicus:
- a CDS encoding Nif3-like dinuclear metal center hexameric protein, protein MVSIQEIISFIETYFPKKLSYEWDNCGLQVGSYSDKVDSVLICLDVTEDVLKEAILLGAKLIISHHPLIFQGIKNIKDDTPEGRIIIDAIKNGINIYSAHTSADVSKHGINHWLANLIGLENIEGLSIKQKSGYFKVVVYVPVDYVQNVLEAMANEGAGFVGKYSHCFFAVEGEGSFKPQEGAKPFLGQVGRLEKVKEVRLESIVPEDKLKNVIKSMLKAHPYEEVAYDIYRLENEISYECLGVIGEKKILAKDLILELKQKLNLDFVKASIQKDAFKKIAIVSGSGKDLIKDAYFKGADCLITGEVGHHGILLAKSLSMSIIELGHYESEKVFVDIVYSLLEEFKKKDDLKIYKSKINTSYTNIY, encoded by the coding sequence GTGGTAAGCATTCAAGAAATAATTTCGTTTATAGAGACATATTTTCCCAAAAAACTCTCATATGAATGGGACAACTGCGGTCTTCAGGTTGGGAGTTATTCAGACAAAGTAGATTCAGTTTTGATATGTTTAGATGTGACAGAGGATGTTTTAAAAGAAGCTATCTTGCTTGGAGCAAAGCTTATAATTTCTCATCATCCCCTTATTTTTCAGGGAATCAAAAACATAAAAGATGACACACCAGAAGGAAGGATTATCATAGATGCTATCAAAAACGGCATAAATATATATTCTGCTCACACCAGTGCCGATGTCTCGAAACATGGTATAAACCACTGGCTTGCAAATCTTATAGGTCTTGAAAACATTGAGGGTTTGAGCATCAAACAAAAAAGTGGGTATTTTAAAGTTGTTGTGTATGTACCAGTAGACTATGTTCAAAATGTGTTAGAGGCAATGGCAAATGAGGGAGCGGGCTTTGTTGGGAAATACAGCCACTGCTTTTTTGCAGTCGAAGGTGAAGGTAGTTTCAAGCCTCAAGAAGGTGCAAAACCTTTTTTAGGACAGGTGGGGAGGCTTGAAAAGGTTAAAGAGGTAAGACTTGAGAGCATAGTGCCTGAAGATAAGCTCAAAAATGTAATAAAATCGATGTTAAAAGCTCATCCTTATGAAGAAGTTGCATATGACATATACCGGCTTGAAAATGAAATATCATATGAATGTTTAGGAGTTATTGGAGAAAAGAAAATTTTGGCAAAAGATCTTATCTTAGAGTTAAAACAAAAACTAAACCTTGATTTCGTAAAGGCAAGTATTCAAAAGGATGCTTTTAAAAAGATAGCCATTGTCAGTGGTTCTGGTAAGGACCTTATAAAGGATGCATATTTCAAAGGTGCAGACTGTCTTATCACAGGCGAGGTTGGTCACCACGGGATTTTGCTGGCAAAGTCGCTATCGATGAGCATAATAGAGCTTGGACATTATGAGAGCGAGAAGGTTTTTGTAGATATCGTTTACAGCCTTTTAGAAGAATTTAAGAAAAAAGATGATCTAAAAATATATAAATCCAAAATCAATACCAGTTATACAAACATTTACTAA
- the trxA gene encoding thioredoxin — MADNIVTLTSENFEREVLQSDIPVVVDFWAAWCGPCRMVAPVIEELAQEYAGKVKFAKLNVDDYGDIAYAFRIMSIPTIMLFKNGKAVDKIIGARPKSDFVNFINRNL; from the coding sequence ATGGCAGATAACATTGTAACTTTAACAAGTGAAAACTTCGAAAGAGAGGTCTTGCAATCAGACATTCCCGTTGTTGTTGATTTCTGGGCAGCGTGGTGTGGCCCGTGTAGAATGGTTGCACCTGTTATAGAAGAGCTTGCTCAGGAATATGCAGGAAAAGTAAAATTTGCAAAACTCAATGTAGACGACTATGGCGACATAGCATATGCATTCAGGATCATGAGTATTCCAACAATAATGCTCTTCAAAAATGGCAAGGCAGTTGACAAGATTATCGGTGCAAGACCTAAGAGTGACTTTGTAAACTTTATAAACAGAAATCTCTAA
- a CDS encoding glycosyltransferase family 4 protein: MAIKPVFVSTYPPRECGIATFTQDLVNAIEKYNDVRRCYIIALSKDKHIYDNRVLYDINQDKFSGYVKAANLINMSDIDVVIIEHEYGIFGGEDGDYIIPFVKLIKKPIITTFHTVLKNPTAKQFEILKKLADLSSKVVTMAKTTKDVLMEVYDIEEEKIEIVHHGVPYMELDDKETLKEKYGLKGRKVISTFGLISPGKGLEYAIEAMNKVRKEFPESVYLILGQTHPNIKRIKGEEYREKLINIVKELKLENNVQFVDRYLTKIEIMEYLRLSDIYLTPYIGREQAVSGTLAYAIGSGKAIVSTPYTYAQEMLSDGRGVLVEFEDAQSIADGILMLLKDENLRKEIERKTLEIGKEMYWHNVAKRMIDIFYDVVEINKKVGVIA, translated from the coding sequence ATGGCTATAAAGCCAGTATTTGTAAGCACATATCCTCCAAGAGAATGTGGTATTGCCACTTTTACACAGGATTTGGTAAATGCAATTGAAAAATATAATGATGTAAGACGTTGTTATATAATAGCTCTGAGCAAAGACAAGCATATTTATGACAATAGAGTACTATATGACATTAATCAAGATAAATTTTCAGGTTATGTAAAAGCAGCGAATCTTATTAATATGTCAGATATTGATGTTGTGATAATTGAGCATGAATACGGAATATTTGGTGGGGAGGATGGAGATTATATAATCCCATTTGTGAAGCTTATCAAAAAACCAATCATTACAACATTCCACACAGTTTTGAAAAATCCAACTGCAAAACAATTTGAAATACTGAAAAAACTGGCAGATCTGAGTTCCAAGGTCGTTACAATGGCTAAAACCACCAAGGATGTTCTTATGGAAGTGTATGACATAGAAGAAGAAAAGATTGAAATTGTTCACCACGGTGTACCATATATGGAACTTGATGACAAAGAAACTTTGAAAGAAAAGTATGGGTTAAAAGGTAGAAAAGTAATATCCACGTTTGGACTTATTAGTCCTGGCAAGGGTTTAGAGTATGCAATTGAAGCAATGAACAAGGTAAGAAAGGAATTTCCAGAGTCTGTGTATCTGATTTTGGGTCAAACGCACCCGAATATCAAAAGAATAAAAGGTGAAGAGTATAGAGAAAAACTTATAAATATAGTAAAAGAATTAAAGTTAGAAAACAACGTCCAGTTTGTTGACAGATATTTAACAAAAATAGAAATAATGGAATATTTACGCCTGAGCGACATTTACCTGACTCCTTACATAGGGAGGGAGCAGGCAGTATCAGGTACGCTTGCATATGCGATTGGTTCTGGCAAGGCTATAGTTTCGACACCTTACACTTACGCTCAGGAGATGCTTTCGGATGGCAGAGGTGTTCTTGTAGAGTTTGAAGATGCTCAGTCTATTGCAGATGGAATACTGATGCTTCTGAAAGATGAGAATCTCAGAAAAGAGATCGAAAGAAAGACATTGGAGATTGGCAAAGAGATGTACTGGCACAATGTTGCAAAGAGAATGATAGATATATTCTATGATGTTGTTGAAATAAACAAGAAGGTAGGGGTGATAGCATGA
- a CDS encoding D-glucuronyl C5-epimerase family protein — protein MKRGTKRLALPSLNTKHLFRMTDSTGILQHAKFSVPNYKEGYTTDDNARALIVALRLYEKTGDKSYLDLVYRYMAFLYNAYTEDGFFRNFMNYSRVFIDEKGTEDCFARSLIALSYVYSSEILDSSIKELAYVMLKRSLRNVLHLSYPISIAYSVVALSMLHDIKEFSSEAKMYLEALSEKLLNFYRKHSDENWKWFSDKLTYANAIIPYALFRAFAVTEKEKYLKAAKEALDFLSGILFENGILRVIGNRGWYEKGKERPYFDEQPIDACDCVIAYTEAYKITEEKEYKEKALKAFKWFLGENIHKKPLYDEKTGGCRDGIEEDGINQNQGAESTICYLLARLFIEDLVKSEEKNKEVV, from the coding sequence ATGAAAAGAGGAACAAAAAGGCTTGCCCTTCCTTCTTTAAATACAAAACATCTTTTTAGAATGACAGACTCAACAGGAATTTTGCAGCACGCTAAATTCTCAGTCCCAAACTACAAAGAAGGATATACAACAGATGATAATGCAAGAGCGCTGATTGTAGCTTTGAGGCTCTATGAAAAGACTGGTGACAAATCATACCTTGACCTTGTTTACAGATACATGGCATTTTTATACAATGCTTATACCGAGGATGGATTTTTTAGAAACTTTATGAATTATTCAAGAGTATTCATTGACGAAAAAGGGACGGAAGACTGTTTTGCAAGGTCTTTGATTGCTCTTTCGTATGTTTACAGCTCTGAGATACTTGATAGTTCTATTAAAGAGCTTGCGTATGTGATGTTAAAGCGTTCACTCAGAAATGTTTTGCACCTCAGCTATCCTATTAGTATCGCATATTCAGTAGTTGCACTTTCAATGTTGCACGACATAAAAGAGTTTTCAAGCGAAGCAAAAATGTACTTGGAAGCTCTTTCTGAAAAACTTTTAAACTTTTACCGCAAACACTCAGATGAGAACTGGAAATGGTTTTCTGACAAGCTCACATATGCCAATGCAATAATTCCCTATGCTTTGTTTAGAGCTTTTGCTGTTACAGAAAAAGAAAAGTATTTAAAGGCTGCAAAAGAAGCTCTTGATTTCTTGTCTGGTATTTTATTTGAAAATGGAATTCTAAGAGTTATAGGGAACAGAGGATGGTATGAAAAAGGAAAAGAACGTCCTTATTTTGATGAGCAACCAATTGATGCATGTGACTGTGTGATAGCCTATACTGAGGCTTATAAAATCACTGAAGAAAAAGAATACAAAGAAAAAGCTTTAAAAGCTTTCAAGTGGTTTTTAGGTGAAAATATTCACAAAAAACCTCTGTATGATGAAAAAACAGGGGGATGTAGAGACGGTATAGAAGAGGATGGCATTAACCAGAACCAGGGTGCAGAATCTACCATTTGTTACCTCTTAGCACGGCTTTTCATCGAAGATCTCGTTAAAAGCGAAGAAAAGAATAAAGAGGTTGTGTAA
- a CDS encoding metal-sensitive transcriptional regulator, whose product MDELSKEKENLLLRLRKIEGQIKGIQKMIENDKSCNDVLTQIAAVKAALNKVGAIILEKYSKSCIAEYKNTENEKSIDELIETLLRFIK is encoded by the coding sequence GTGGATGAACTGAGCAAAGAAAAAGAAAATCTTTTGCTGAGACTCAGAAAGATTGAAGGACAGATTAAGGGTATTCAGAAGATGATTGAGAATGACAAGTCTTGCAACGATGTTTTGACACAGATTGCAGCTGTAAAAGCTGCGCTAAATAAAGTTGGGGCGATTATACTTGAAAAGTATTCAAAGTCATGCATTGCTGAGTACAAAAATACTGAAAATGAAAAAAGTATTGATGAGTTGATTGAAACCTTATTAAGGTTTATCAAATAA
- a CDS encoding tRNA (adenine(22)-N(1))-methyltransferase: MISKRIEGIINLLDRCNTLADIGCDHGYVAVEAIKRKIANKVFAVDINFQPLLKAKELSKKENVDDKIEFLLGNGFDPIEEEVDEAVIAGMGSENICSILSKAKDRIFNTTLVLQPMKDVELLRRWLFENGFDISIEKVIKDKNRFYIIIKSSYLQKKISFSDKDIYIGRHIHDRTEESYELLLKMKEKMQKIMGMKKRSFLDTSYEEKVLTMIEEELKKW; encoded by the coding sequence GTGATTTCAAAGCGAATTGAAGGAATCATAAATCTTTTGGATAGATGCAATACTCTTGCTGATATCGGATGTGACCACGGGTATGTTGCGGTAGAAGCCATTAAAAGAAAAATTGCAAATAAAGTCTTTGCAGTTGACATCAATTTTCAGCCTCTATTGAAAGCAAAAGAGCTTTCTAAAAAAGAAAATGTAGATGATAAAATAGAGTTTTTGCTTGGCAATGGATTTGATCCAATTGAAGAAGAAGTTGATGAAGCTGTTATTGCAGGGATGGGTTCAGAAAACATCTGTAGTATTTTATCTAAGGCAAAAGACAGAATATTTAATACCACCTTGGTATTGCAGCCAATGAAAGATGTTGAGCTTTTAAGAAGGTGGCTGTTTGAAAATGGGTTTGATATATCAATAGAAAAGGTTATAAAGGACAAAAACAGGTTTTATATTATTATAAAATCAAGTTATTTACAAAAAAAAATATCTTTTTCAGATAAAGATATTTATATTGGAAGACATATTCATGACAGAACAGAAGAAAGTTATGAACTTCTTTTGAAAATGAAAGAAAAGATGCAGAAAATCATGGGGATGAAAAAGAGAAGTTTTTTAGATACCTCATATGAAGAAAAGGTTTTAACTATGATAGAGGAGGAATTGAAAAAGTGGTAA